The nucleotide sequence ACATTGAAGAGGCATGGGCGATCGTCCAAGGAGAAAAGATTGTTCGGGCGGATGCGCTAAGAATGCCGGGAGCGCACAATTTGCAGAATCTATTGATGTCTGTAGCAGCCGCACATTTCGCAGGAATTGATAAAGATGCGATCGCTCAAGCTGTTGCAGAGTTTCCAGGCGTTCCACATCGATTAGAGCGAATTTGCACTTGGCAGGGAATCGAGTTTATCAACGATAGTAAAGCGACTAACTATGATGCCGCAGAAGTTGGACTTGTCGCGGTCGAAGCTCCAGTGATTCTGATTGCAGGCGGAGAGCCTAAAATTGGTGAGGATCAAGCTTGGCTCAATGCAATTCAATCGAAAGCTGCATTTGTGCTGTTGATTGGCGAAGCTGCTCCGACCTTTGGAAAACGGCTTGAAGAGATTGGTTACTCGAACTATGAAGATGTTGGAACAATGGAACGGGCGGTAGCGCGATCGACCACCCTTGCAAAACAATATTCTGCGAAAGTTGTCCTTCTATCTCCCGCTTGTGCCAGCTTTGATCAATATCAGAACTTTGAGCAACGGGGCGATCATTTTCGTCAGCTTTGTTTAGAACAGTGTTCTGAGTAAAATCTGAGCAGATTTCAGCGATCGTTCGCATATCATAGCAGTCCTCGTTTTTTTAACTTAGACATCGCATCTTCAGCCGCTTGCTTTTCTGCATCCTTTTTACTGCGACCTTTACCCTCACCATAAAGTTTTTCACCCACATACACTCTAGAAACGAACACTGGAGCATGATCGGCTCCACCTAACTTCTCTGTTACATACTTTGGTGGAGCCGCAGCACCATTTGCCTGCGCGAACTCCTGAAACTTATTCTTTGAGTCCACGTTTGAGCGAACTACCATCGCTTCTTGGGGCACAGTGTCAAATAGCTCTGTCACCAAAGGACGTAGCGCTTCAATATCGCGATTGTGATCTAAGTAATAAGCTCCCACCACTGCCTCAAAAGTGCTGCTCAGAAGATTTGAATTCTGATAACCGCCGTCACGAATTGCGCCTTGTCCAAGCCTCATTCTGGAATTTAATCCAATTTCAGTCGCGAACTTAGCAAGTTGCCTTT is from Cyanobacteria bacterium FACHB-DQ100 and encodes:
- the rnc gene encoding ribonuclease III — protein: MHKLLMFKDEKLLRRSLTHRSYVNENPRGDGDNERLEFLGDAILNFISGDYLYQLYPEMGEDEMTRRRAALVDERQLAKFATEIGLNSRMRLGQGAIRDGGYQNSNLLSSTFEAVVGAYYLDHNRDIEALRPLVTELFDTVPQEAMVVRSNVDSKNKFQEFAQANGAAAPPKYVTEKLGGADHAPVFVSRVYVGEKLYGEGKGRSKKDAEKQAAEDAMSKLKKRGLL